From a region of the Labrenzia sp. CE80 genome:
- a CDS encoding ABC transporter permease — MSEQIQRVGLKAWLSTDVPASRFQAKSIQFYLGWLKLVSNPLAFLGFLILLVLVFCAMFAPLLAPADPIAQDLAERLSPPGVNGYLLGSDELGRDILSRIIYGSRITLFIVTLVAVTAPVFGLLVGTFAGYLGGWVDEVLMRVTDIFLAFPKLVLALAFVAALGAGIENAILAISITAWPAYARIARAETLTIRNSDFISAVRLQGAGTLHIIVRHIWPLCLSSIIVRMTLDMAGIILTAAGLGFLGLGAQPPMPEWGAMISAGRKFILDQWWVATMPGLAIFVVSLGFNLLGDGLRDILDPKKSKS, encoded by the coding sequence ATGAGCGAACAGATACAACGCGTTGGCCTGAAAGCCTGGCTGTCGACAGATGTTCCCGCATCAAGGTTTCAGGCGAAGTCCATCCAATTCTACCTTGGTTGGCTGAAGCTTGTTTCAAACCCTCTCGCTTTCCTGGGCTTCCTCATTCTATTGGTTCTGGTGTTCTGTGCGATGTTCGCGCCGTTGCTGGCTCCGGCTGACCCAATCGCGCAAGACTTGGCTGAGCGACTTTCCCCACCCGGTGTGAACGGATATCTGCTCGGATCGGATGAGCTTGGACGGGATATTCTTAGTCGTATTATTTATGGATCCCGCATCACGCTTTTCATCGTGACACTTGTGGCGGTAACGGCACCGGTTTTCGGACTCTTGGTTGGCACCTTCGCAGGCTATCTCGGTGGCTGGGTCGACGAAGTTCTCATGCGTGTCACGGACATCTTTCTCGCGTTTCCCAAGCTTGTGTTGGCTCTCGCCTTTGTGGCCGCCCTCGGCGCTGGAATTGAGAATGCAATCCTGGCGATCTCGATTACCGCGTGGCCTGCTTATGCTCGTATTGCTCGGGCTGAGACGCTCACGATCCGCAATTCGGATTTTATTTCCGCAGTGCGTCTGCAAGGGGCCGGCACCTTGCACATCATCGTCCGGCATATCTGGCCGCTGTGCCTGTCTTCGATCATCGTTCGAATGACGCTGGATATGGCAGGCATCATCCTGACGGCTGCCGGTCTCGGATTTCTTGGCCTGGGCGCGCAGCCGCCCATGCCGGAATGGGGTGCAATGATCTCAGCTGGCAGGAAGTTCATTCTGGACCAGTGGTGGGTTGCGACCATGCCGGGTCTGGCGATCTTTGTCGTGTCGCTTGGCTTCAACCTGCTGGGTGATGGTCTTCGTGACATTCTCGACCCCAAGAAATCGAAGTCGTGA
- a CDS encoding ABC transporter substrate-binding protein, protein MLFGKTIAALSLTTALVMPMIGAIPAAYAETPPNMLVVAHRIDDLISLDPQEMFEFSGTDYANSVYQTLVDYDDLDFSKGFGPSIASSWEISEDGKTYTFKIAEGLKFASGNPVTAKDVEFSLRRAILLKKTPSFILTQFGFTEENLDETLVAKDDSTFVLVSDKKYAPSFVLNCMTSAIASIVDSKLVMEHEVDGDLGNAWLKTNSAGSGAFKLTSWKPNESLTIEANPNFSEGAPAMKRVIIRHIPESASQRLLLEKGDVDIARNLTPEDVAGLSGNEDVKVLTDMRGRIMYISMNQSDEILSNPKVVEAIKYLIDYEGMADSFLKGQYVVHQAFLPLSYLGELQDKPFKLDIEKAKALLAEAGYADGFDVEFIVRTEQDRLDIAQALQNNFAQVGINASIVQGTGKETLGKYRARDFQIYVGAWGPDYPDPQTNADTFTHNPDNSIEAKLTGKLAWRNAWAAEGFTERTEAAVQESDTAKRAEMYVQLQKDFQKEAPFAIMFQKTEQNGLGASVEGYSMGAAITGSYYGKVTK, encoded by the coding sequence ATGCTTTTTGGAAAAACAATCGCAGCGCTTTCGCTGACAACCGCACTTGTCATGCCGATGATCGGCGCCATCCCGGCTGCCTATGCTGAAACGCCGCCGAACATGCTTGTCGTCGCTCATCGAATCGATGATCTGATTTCCCTTGATCCTCAGGAGATGTTTGAATTCTCCGGAACCGATTATGCCAACAGCGTTTATCAGACACTTGTTGATTATGACGACTTGGATTTTTCCAAGGGGTTCGGTCCTTCGATCGCTTCCAGCTGGGAAATTTCTGAAGACGGCAAGACCTACACGTTCAAGATCGCCGAAGGCCTCAAGTTCGCCTCCGGAAATCCGGTTACGGCGAAGGATGTGGAATTTTCACTGCGTCGCGCGATCCTTTTGAAAAAGACCCCGTCTTTCATCCTGACCCAGTTCGGCTTTACCGAAGAGAACCTGGATGAGACCCTTGTTGCAAAGGACGACAGCACGTTCGTTCTTGTCAGTGACAAGAAGTATGCGCCGTCCTTCGTCTTGAACTGCATGACCTCCGCGATCGCAAGCATTGTTGATAGCAAGCTTGTGATGGAGCATGAGGTTGATGGTGACCTCGGTAACGCCTGGCTGAAGACAAACTCTGCTGGCTCTGGCGCTTTCAAACTGACGAGTTGGAAGCCGAATGAATCCCTCACCATTGAAGCGAACCCGAATTTCTCCGAGGGTGCTCCCGCGATGAAACGGGTCATCATTCGCCATATTCCAGAGTCGGCCTCGCAGCGCCTGCTTCTTGAAAAGGGCGATGTGGACATTGCCAGGAACCTGACACCTGAGGATGTTGCGGGTCTCAGTGGCAATGAAGATGTCAAGGTTTTGACCGATATGCGCGGTCGGATCATGTACATCTCCATGAATCAGAGTGACGAAATCCTTTCCAATCCGAAAGTTGTCGAAGCGATCAAATACCTGATCGACTATGAAGGAATGGCGGACTCCTTCCTCAAGGGCCAGTATGTCGTGCATCAGGCATTCTTGCCGCTGTCTTATCTAGGTGAATTGCAAGACAAGCCGTTCAAGTTGGACATCGAGAAGGCCAAGGCGCTTCTTGCAGAAGCAGGTTATGCTGACGGCTTCGACGTAGAGTTCATCGTCCGAACCGAACAAGATCGTCTGGATATTGCGCAGGCTTTGCAGAACAACTTTGCTCAGGTTGGCATCAATGCGTCGATTGTCCAGGGGACCGGTAAGGAAACACTGGGCAAGTACCGCGCCCGTGACTTCCAGATCTACGTTGGCGCGTGGGGCCCGGATTATCCTGATCCGCAGACCAACGCAGATACCTTCACTCACAATCCCGACAACAGTATCGAGGCTAAGTTGACGGGTAAGCTGGCATGGCGAAATGCTTGGGCTGCCGAAGGCTTCACCGAGCGGACTGAAGCTGCGGTTCAGGAAAGTGATACTGCCAAACGCGCTGAAATGTATGTCCAGCTGCAAAAGGACTTCCAGAAAGAAGCCCCCTTCGCGATCATGTTCCAGAAGACTGAGCAGAACGGGTTGGGTGCCAGCGTGGAAGGCTACTCAATGGGTGCGGCAATCACTGGCTCTTACTACGGCAAAGTAACGAAGTAA
- a CDS encoding ABC transporter permease yields the protein MTSVNITPEARRRSAASPFARRTKRFGAALFSILATLFGLLFVTFLIARVMPIDPVLAVVGERASNEIYEAAYKQLGLDKPLVVQFLYYVRDVVTGDFGMSTLTARPVLQDIARVFPATLELATLATIIGVALGIPAGVIAAVHEGRWQDQILRFIGLFGYSMPIFWIGLIGLLVFYGKLGWVGGPGRLDIYYVDIVPSITGMILIDSLIARDWTIFWNAVSHIILPASILGYYSLAYISRMTRSFMLEQLGQEYITTARVKGLSETKVIWRHALGNVMIPLITVIVLSYATLLEGSVLTEVIFAWPGLGNYITNALLSADMNAVLGGTVIVGLVFVGLNLLSDILYKFVDPRAR from the coding sequence ATGACGAGTGTCAACATCACTCCGGAGGCGAGGCGGCGTAGCGCTGCCTCGCCTTTCGCTCGACGGACCAAGCGTTTTGGCGCTGCCCTTTTTTCCATCTTGGCAACGTTGTTTGGGCTGTTGTTCGTCACGTTCCTTATCGCGCGAGTGATGCCAATCGATCCCGTGCTGGCGGTTGTTGGCGAGCGGGCATCCAACGAGATTTATGAAGCTGCCTATAAACAGCTTGGGCTCGACAAGCCACTTGTTGTCCAGTTCCTTTATTATGTCAGGGACGTGGTGACTGGCGACTTCGGTATGTCGACGTTGACTGCACGGCCGGTTCTGCAGGACATCGCAAGGGTGTTCCCGGCAACGCTGGAACTTGCAACCTTGGCCACGATCATCGGAGTTGCTCTCGGTATTCCCGCTGGCGTAATTGCTGCGGTCCATGAAGGCCGCTGGCAGGATCAGATCCTCCGCTTCATCGGCCTATTTGGTTATTCCATGCCGATCTTCTGGATCGGCCTTATTGGTTTGCTGGTGTTCTACGGCAAGCTTGGATGGGTCGGCGGGCCTGGTCGGCTAGACATCTACTACGTGGACATCGTCCCCTCGATTACCGGAATGATCCTCATCGACAGCTTGATTGCCCGCGATTGGACTATTTTCTGGAACGCCGTCAGCCACATCATCCTGCCTGCGTCAATCCTTGGATATTATTCGCTGGCCTACATCAGTCGAATGACGCGGTCATTCATGCTGGAGCAGCTTGGCCAAGAGTACATAACGACGGCACGGGTGAAGGGTCTCTCCGAAACCAAAGTGATCTGGCGCCATGCGCTTGGGAACGTCATGATCCCCTTGATCACCGTGATCGTTCTTAGTTACGCGACGCTGCTGGAGGGATCGGTGTTGACTGAGGTGATTTTTGCATGGCCAGGGCTGGGCAACTACATCACCAATGCACTCCTCTCTGCCGACATGAACGCCGTGCTTGGCGGGACGGTCATAGTTGGTCTCGTCTTTGTCGGTCTCAATCTCCTGTCCGATATTCTCTACAAGTTCGTCGACCCAAGGGCACGCTGA